AGAGCCTCAGCGCCTCGTCGAAGGCGGCGCGCGTGAACGGCATGGCATCGAGCCACTTCGTCGGATCAGGCTCGCGCGCCAGCACCGCGTCGATCTCCTGCTCGACCCTGTCGCGCTCCCACGGGGATTCCGCTAGGCAATACAGCGTCCAGCCGAGCGCGCGCGCCGTCGTCTCGTGGCCGGCGCCGATGAAGGTGATGATGTTGTCCTCGACTTCCGAGCGCGTCAGCCCATCCGGTCCTTCCGCCTTGAGCAGCAGCGTCAGGAAATCCTGCGGCACGCCGTCGGGATCGCGCCTGAACTTCTCTTCGCGCATCTTGACGGTGTCGGTCACGATCTTGCGGAAATAGGCCATGGTCTTGCGGCCGCGAATGCGGGTGAGCCGCGGCAGCCAGTCGGGCGCACGCAACAGGTCGAGCGGATCGACCCGGCCCATGGTCTCGAACAGGCGATCGATCTGGCTGGCGAAACTGCCGGGCTCGCCGGCGATCTCGCCCGAAAACAGCGTCTCGGCCAGGATGTCATAGGTCAGCAGCGTCATGTCGTGGGCGATGTCGGACGTGCCGCCGTCCTCGTAGCGGGTGACGAATTCCCGCGTGCGCTTGAGCATCGGCTGGGCAAAGCCAAAGATGTGGCGCGGCGTGAACACCGGCGCCATTGCCTTGCGCGAGCGCTTCCACACCTCGCCCTCGGCGGTCAGCAGGCCGTCGCGCAGGATCGGCCGCAGTATCTTCTGGCGCACCGTCGCCATCTTGTAGTTCTTGGCGTTGTCGACCAGCACATGGCGGATCAGGCCGGGATCATTGGCGATGACCAGAGGCCCACCCGCGCCCTTGGCGGAAATCCAGGGCTCGTTGTAGGTCTGCTCGCCCCACAGTTCGAGCGGATTGCGGTAGACGATGCGGATCATCTCCAGCGTCGAAGGCGGCGTGGTGCGCGGCTTCGGCGCGGGGGGAATGAAAGGGGCGGGCTGCGTGTCCATGAAATGCTCCGCTGTCGCCTTCAATGTAGTGACTGGCAAGGCAGGCGTCCATGTGACCGAAGGGCAAGGCTCCCGCATCGGGAGGGGCATAACCAGGCGCAATCGCCTCGAAGAAAACGGCTCCCTTGAATGTGACCGGTTACCGGAAGGTGCCTTCTTGTTGGCCGTGGGTGAATGTTTTAGGTGGCGGTCACCAACAGATACCGACAATCAGCAGGAGTTCGCGCCTTGAAGCACCAGTTGAACATCATCATCGGCAGCACGCGCCCTGGCCGCGCCGGGCCGGTATTCGCGCAGTGGCTCGAAACGTTCGCGCGCGAGCACGGAAAATTCGAACCGGTGCTGACCGACATTCACACGTTCAACCTGCCGGTGCTGGACGAGCCGCATCATCCGAGGCTTGGCAACTACCAGCAGGCACACACGAGGGCCTGGTCCAAGGCGATCGACGCCGCCGACGCCTTCGTTTTCGTGGCGCCGGAGTACAATTATTTCGTGGCGCCGGCGATCGTCAACGCCGTCGACTATTTGTCGCGGGAATGGCAGTACAAGCCGGCCGCGATCCTCAGCTATGGCGGGGTTTCCGGTGGTCTGCGCGCGGCGCAATCGATCAAGCCGCTGCTGACCTCGGTGAAGGTGATGCCTATACCCGAAGGCGTGGCGCTGCCAATGTACCAGAAACTGCTCGACGAGGACGGCGCATTCCAGGCGAGCGAACAGGTGCGTGGCGGCGCCACCACCATGCTGGACGAGCTGCTGCGCTGGAGCGAGGCGCTGAAGCCGATGCGTTCGGCCTGAGCGAACCCAGCCGGTTCGCTTCA
The nucleotide sequence above comes from Mesorhizobium shangrilense. Encoded proteins:
- a CDS encoding cytochrome P450, which codes for MDTQPAPFIPPAPKPRTTPPSTLEMIRIVYRNPLELWGEQTYNEPWISAKGAGGPLVIANDPGLIRHVLVDNAKNYKMATVRQKILRPILRDGLLTAEGEVWKRSRKAMAPVFTPRHIFGFAQPMLKRTREFVTRYEDGGTSDIAHDMTLLTYDILAETLFSGEIAGEPGSFASQIDRLFETMGRVDPLDLLRAPDWLPRLTRIRGRKTMAYFRKIVTDTVKMREEKFRRDPDGVPQDFLTLLLKAEGPDGLTRSEVEDNIITFIGAGHETTARALGWTLYCLAESPWERDRVEQEIDAVLAREPDPTKWLDAMPFTRAAFDEALRLYPPAPSINREPIVPEMWGDLYIPKHAAVLVMPWVVHRHRKLWDRPDAFLPERFHPGNREKIDRFQYLPFGAGPRVCIGASFAMQEAIIALAIMLSRFRFDTTSETKPWPVQKLTTQPQGGLPMRVTPRAL
- a CDS encoding NADPH-dependent FMN reductase, which translates into the protein MKHQLNIIIGSTRPGRAGPVFAQWLETFAREHGKFEPVLTDIHTFNLPVLDEPHHPRLGNYQQAHTRAWSKAIDAADAFVFVAPEYNYFVAPAIVNAVDYLSREWQYKPAAILSYGGVSGGLRAAQSIKPLLTSVKVMPIPEGVALPMYQKLLDEDGAFQASEQVRGGATTMLDELLRWSEALKPMRSA